DNA from Roseimicrobium sp. ORNL1:
GCACCCGCATCAATGATTTCGCGCGGATCATCGGTGGATTGGAAGCTTCCACCGGCGTTTACGCCTGCCTCGGAAATCATGACCACTGGGACAACCGCACCCGGGTCGCCGGTGCCCTGAACCACCAGCATATTTCCGTCCTACAAAATCAGCACACACGCATTTCATGCAAAGGCGGTGAGTTGGTGATCGCAGGCCTGCAAAGCGCCTGGGCAGGAAAACCCGACTGGCACAACACGGCGGCCGGCCTTCGCAAAGATGACCGTGCGATTGCCTTGATGCATGAGCCGGATTTCGCAGACACTCTCTCCATCGATCCGCGTATCGCCTTTCAACTTTCAGGCCACACGCACGGCGGCCAGGTGCGTATACCCGGCTGGGGCGCGCTCATCCTGCCGAGCTGGGGCAAGCGCTACCAGGCTGGCTTCTACGACGTGGGCCCAAGGAAGGCTCTCAAGCTCTACGTAAATCGCGGCATTGGCACCATCGAGCACCACGTGCGCGTCTTCTGCCCGCCGGAGATTGCCTGCTTTGATGTGGTGAATACGGACGCGGTGTAAGGC
Protein-coding regions in this window:
- a CDS encoding metallophosphoesterase, translating into MSSENRRTFLKRFRYFYAPALLAGAGSYGYGATLERHRLRIDHHDLKLALGPRAPRSFRAVSLTDFHFDPLYEEDFVLECVLRANALKPDIVLLTGDYISNTSTRINDFARIIGGLEASTGVYACLGNHDHWDNRTRVAGALNHQHISVLQNQHTRISCKGGELVIAGLQSAWAGKPDWHNTAAGLRKDDRAIALMHEPDFADTLSIDPRIAFQLSGHTHGGQVRIPGWGALILPSWGKRYQAGFYDVGPRKALKLYVNRGIGTIEHHVRVFCPPEIACFDVVNTDAV